The Betta splendens chromosome 2, fBetSpl5.4, whole genome shotgun sequence nucleotide sequence TTGATCATTTCTAAACCTACACGAATTTGCAGCACCCACTGAATTGCATAGGAAGTTCTGATGGACTTTCAGACAGCAAGCAGAAATCACTTCCTCTCTGCAGAGCGCCTGtactttccacacacacacacacacacacacacacgcacgcacacacgcacgcacacacacacacgcacgcacacacacaaagcagcacacTCTGCTGTTACCTGAAAGCCATTGAGAGCCACAAAGAGTCTGAGGATGTCGTTGGTTCCCTCAAAGATCCGGAAGATCCTCAGGTCCCTCATGACTCTCTCCAAACCTGTATCCTGTGAAAGCGCAGAGAAAAATATGCCATTTAATTCCTGCACAATTTACAATTTCCTATCAAGATTGGGTCGAATGTAACAGCAGTTAAGTCTGAGTAAAGCTGCAGACTTGTAGTAGCACATTATGAAACGACACGCGGCTTCTTATAGTGGCTTTTTATAGAGAGCCTTAAAAAGATGATTCAGACCTCAGCTTGTCACGCAACACTTTAAAAAGTTGTGAAAGCAATAAAGAGCGGCAAACGGATAGAGGAACAGTAACCATGACTGTGTTAGGTGTTATTTTCACAAATCTTTCTGTAGCAGAAATGAAAATGTACATGGCACATAACAGAGAACGCTTGACTCAAACCATTCTGACCAGAAACATCCAACTACAGATCTACTGTCCCACTGCTGCAGCCAGTTCATACCCAGAGTTCACTTTCTACTGCTGTCACACACTCCTGGCCTGTAGAAACATCCGTACAGTTTCCAGAGaacatgttaatgtgtgtgtgtggaggaattCTGGTGACTGATGGCCTGGGAGCCACTGCAGTGTACGGGTTGTTTTATTGCACCAGTGCTGCCATAACTCCCAGCGCTTGTAGGTGCCGTTCCGTGAGCAAGCATACTTTCCACTGCCTCAAAGGCATTTGCACAGACGTTCAGACATAACAGCTGGTCTATTTTTAGAAGACACATTATTGAAAACACTTTCGCCCACATATTCAGCTCACAATGGTCTATTCCTGTGGTGGTGAACTGTTTATAATGGGGGGGGGTTGGCAAACgtgtggtttcagtgttttctggGAACAAGTGGCTTAAATGTAGCAACTACGTGACTCAATACGACGTGCCTTAAGTGCTACCTTACACTCACAAACTAGGACTTAGAGCTCAGCTACAGCAACACAGTGGTCTGGTTCGGTTAATTATAATCACCACCAATATGAATAAACCACTGTGGCAATTAGTCGTTACGTAAGTACGGTGAGCAGGGTAAAGCAAACAAAGGACTGGCAGCATGTTTTCTCAGCAATGATCAGATGTGTTAGAGGAATTGTGCTGGGAATCAGGGAGTGACTGGAAATAACCTGACAAGTTAAAAATCCCCCATGTGACAATCACTGGAGAGAGAAGAACATCTGTTACCACAGTAAATAAGAAATCACTTAAACTGTCCAATCCCTAAACCTCCACCACACTGGATTTGGCCAAAAACAAACGTGTGTTTGAGACTAAATTTGCACCAAACCAAACAAGTGCAGTTTCCCTGAGAGAGATGTTTGAACAGATGCTACAAAAAAAGTACAAGGGTAGTATCAGTTTGTCTTCTGTTGACTCGTTCATGCCTCATTGCTGTTCAGGTGAGTAAGGTCAACACGGATTCCTGTCACATTGCAGGTCCAGCGGTCCAGCTTTTATATAACGACTGCAGGCTGAACAAACACGGTTGTACCTGCATTTAACGTCTGTGTTAGATCACAGAGCAATGTTTGTCAGTGATTATGCTTCTAATCATTCTGACGAGCCTCTTTGGGAGGAGGAAACTATTTACGCCCTAGTTCTTCAACTCTATACACCATAAAAGGTCTGTAGTAAGGTGCATGTGTTCAAGTTCATCATCGTTCTACCTAGAACAGCCTTGGAGCCATCATCCCTGCCTAAACAGCAGAATTAGTGCCTTACCACCACTTGTAGATTAGTAGTACCCTGCATTAGCTTCACTACCTCTTGTGCTGCTTCCAACAGACCAGATGTTGCTAAAACATTTATTCCAAACTTTACGAGTCGATAGTAACTTAGTACAGTTCTTTGTTTAGACTTTACACTCACCTTCATGAAACCCATGCCACCCATGACCTGAATGCACTCGTCAGTCACGACCCATGCCGCTTCCTGTCATAACGTAcgtgaacaacaaaaaaagaaaaaaaacaacagacataGCTTAAGCAAGTGTAACAGCATACTTCCTCAATCTTCCGCCTTAAGCAGCTTTCCACAGAATAAGGAAGTCTAAACATtatgaaacagctgctgtgttttaaaatTTTTGCCATGACAAGGACAGTCTGCCAGGAACTGCAGGACCCAGTCCCATTAATCCCAGAGGCTCCTTACAGAGGCAAAGATCTTGCTGATGGCAGCTTCGATCTGGAACTCAGTCGCTCCGCTGTCCATGTTGCCACTAATCATGTAGGCCATCgactgcagcaaaaacacagaaGTACTGAAGTCAGCAAAAAATGTATGAACTATATAATGGTTGGAGGGCACCGtggtaaaaataaatttaaataaattaatgaattagaataaaaataattaggGACAGGCAGGAAGTTGATCTGACCTCTGTGACATACTGCATCAAAGCCATGCGAGCAAGCTTCTCCTGGATGGTGCCGTAGGTGTGGATCTTGCTCCCGAACTGGGTTCTGTTGGCTGCATGGTCAACCTGATGCGAGAAAAACTAGAGTCACACTCCCGCTCGCTGCGGAGACAAGTCacccacacaaaacaaagaaatggtGCACATCCACATGTCTTAAGGCAGGAAACAGACTTTTTGCAGGCTTTTTTCACATCTGCTGAAAGTTTcatgagcagagagagaaacggTGTGGCGGTAGTGCAGCACAACGACATGCAGGACAGGAGGCACATGAAGAAACTAGGTTCCACCACATGTACTCTGGGTTCAAAGGAACTATCACAAGACCTGAAGATAAACAATAAAATTAGGTCAAGCTGGAGACTATCAAAACACCAAATCACCTGCTTCTCACATCCAACTTCTGATgtaagtgtatgtgtgtatttattaaaaGTTGTGTCATATTTCCTCACCAACAACAACTCATCAAGTTTGGCCCATAGTCTGATCCACATTTCCCTCACTTGGACACTGAAACGAGGACAGATTTCCTCAGTGGTCCTTTTCTAATCTACATCAAACCTAACCTATAACCAATGTTTAACAGGTTTGCAAAAGCCACATCTAAGCTACGGGCTTCAATTACACCCCGCTGCAAACTCACTTTATTAAATCATATTTGAATTAGGAGCATTTATACATCAATCCAAGAGCAAGTGAAGCCATTTACTTTCCAAGCTGaacaaacataataaataataaaactacaCCACACGCCAGTGTTTTAGCACCAGCTTTTCTCAGACGGCACCAGAGGAATGAGTTTTATCTTCATGATAACAAAATGTAGAGTTAACAACTGTATATGGCAAAACAAGTATAGATCTCATTCTGTGAAAGACAATCATGGTTCACGCTCTTCCCAGAATCATGCAGCCACAGTAAACATCTGCCCTATTTCAACTTCGCTGATTCTAGTGCTAATACAATTTACTGATGCTCAACTTAAcggatttttaaaaaaatccttCACGCTTTCAGTTATGAGAACATACAGTTTTCTGCTTTATGTTATTTTAAGctaaatatatttttgtttattttaaaccaTATTCAATATATTTCAGACGGTTAAGTGATTAAAGATTCATAATGGTTAAAAAAGATTTTCTCTCACCCTTTagtttttaatataattttcaATCTGATTTCTGATTTTCTATTTGACAGAATTATTTGTGGCACGTTTCCAGTGATTTAGGGAAAcaagcttctgttttttttgatGATGCAAGATTTCAACAATTTGACTCACGATTCTCACTTCAAATCACAAACTCTTCTCTCTTGCCGTTAACTGCTGCCTCATCAACGATCTCCGTTTTACGAGCAAATTGcgcaataattaaaaaaaaaaaatcaccacatTTCAGAGATGGCAGTCGCCTGGTTTAATTGTTTTGTGTCGTTCAAGACCAACAACAGACAGGCTCTGAGCACATTTGAATCTTCAGCACCTGTAACCCGTAGCAGGAAATTGCACAGAAGCAAGCATCAACAGCGACAAGAGGAGGAATTTCCCACAAACCCACAGCAAAGAAAAGGCTGAAAGAGAGGGAGGCTCATCACACAGAGGACTGATAAGATCAGCGCAGCAGACACCTGTAAAGGCACAACGCTGCGAGTGGAAGGATCTACTGTCTCACACTTCGCAGCCCCATTCCGTCACATCAGCATTCATTTTACCGTCAGTACTCACGGCTTTGGCGATGACCGCCTTCATGGTGCCGGAGAGCGCGGCCGCCATGCCGAACCGCCCGTTGTTCAGGATGTTCATGGCGACCTTGAATCCTCCTCCTACTTCTCCGAGCACACATTCAGCCGGCACAGTGACATTATCAAAGTAGACCTCGGCCGTGTTGGACGCCTTAATGCCCATCTTCTTCTCTGGTGGGCcactgagagacagacagagagtcaGCGAGTCCTAGTGCAATTGAGTGTAGGTGAATGAGTAGCAGATTCCTCCCGTGACATGTGTTTAGTTACACTGAGACAATTAGGAGCAGGTTACAAAGTCCTGACACTGTGGCGTTCAGCAACTAAAAGGAAGTCCCTACATTAAGCCACTGTCCagtattgatatatcagggctGTTAAATTATTTTCTAACCAAGGAGCCACCAGCTTCAAATCTATTTCCAACTACATTGTTCATGCGTTGAACCAGGAACCTCAACTcttgactgtagctgcatttgtgtgtcACAGGTTATTTGCACACTGATGACCTAAAAAAATTTTCCTATTGACACGTGTCACTTCATCCCGTCACGGTGCTTTTATAGGGATGCGTTTAGTCGATGGATCCCATCACATCAGGCAAACCAGTTCTCACTGCCAATTGTGCTTTAATATTGCCCAGATCAACCCCATTGTATGGAaacttgatgccttgctgacatatgGATGATTGTGTCCCACACAATCGGCTCAGGCTCCACCACCCGaccggtctgcagctccctctggaggCGCACGCGGCTGGAACCCTatgatcagcagctggatgtgagcTGGCTCTATAGCTTCCCGCTGTGTCACGCTACCAAGGACAGACGCCTCCAGCAGGACTAGAGCTGTTGTTATAGAAGATATGTTTGCACCATTGTGCACATATTTTTTTACATCTCTCAGCTAACTGCAAACGAGTGGCtgtatatttatcatttatcgCTGTTCTCCGGTGTGACTAATGATGGTTTTTACATAAgagtttcccagtttcacctctcgCCAACAAACCGGCAGCTGTAGATTAGTACTTACGCCAGGCAGCATGCTACCGTAGATCTGCGCATTTCTACTTCACATAGTTATTGATACATCTGACCGCAAGTGTAGATTTGTGCTTACGCCAGGTTTTTGTGCGTACCCCTTGTACATGATGCCccagaacacaaaaacaacttaaCCCGACTTCGGTGGGAAGTACTGTAGTTAATAAAGTTAAGATGTGCTCACTGTGTGACTCCAccaaagcttttctccacaacAAAGGCTGTGATCTTGTCCTTCACTTCTCCAGTCTTGGGATCCTTTAGGGGCGTTTTCGCAAATACTGTGAAAATCTCTGCTATGCCTCCATTGCTGCCAGAAGACAAAAAAGACCAACAAGCAGCAATTATCTCTTAGAATGTTAACATAATTACTGTACAATGGTGCCTCCTTGTGGTCAAAGTATAAACTTAAAAAGTTAATCTACTGCTGAGTTTTCACCTGATCCAGATCTTGCTTCCATTGAGAGTGAAGTACTTTCCACAGGGGGACTGAACAGCTGTGGTCTTGATGGAGGCGGCGTCAGAACCACTGGCTGGTTCAGTCAGACAGAACGCGGCGATGTGTTCACCTGCAGgaacaaacgcacacgcacagcatCAAACCTATGCCACGTTCATGATTTAGTAAAGGGAGCAAAAATCAATATTCCAAATTACACTGGTTTTAGAAAATTGAGAAGGATATCTCATAGAGCTGTATCAATTGTCAAAAACCTCCAATCTTCCTTGGGACCTTTGTAGCATCTTTTAAAGCATTACCATGAAATGTATACACACCACAAAGCTGATGTGATGTCTAATGGCCGCTTAGTTTTACCTGTGGCAACCTTGGGCAGGTACTTCTCCTTCTGAGCCTTATTCCCAAAAAGCAGGATGCCTTTGAAACCAATAGACTGGTGTGCTCCCAGAGTGATGCCAACCCCCAGGTCATGACTGCCAACGATCTCCACCAGTCGAGCATACTGTAGGATGGATGGAGTCACGTAAGGCTTGTTGCACCTGTTTACGCAGCTCttagtgtgtgtttactgataTGCATGTACAGAATAAATACAGACGTACCTGTGTGTTTGAGAGGCCGAGGCCACCTAGGTCAGCCGGCACCTGCAGGCCGAAAGCACCCATCTCCTTCAGGCCCTCCATGGTGTGATCCTCCACCATCTCTAAAGCGTCATTCTTGGCTGGATCATTTACCTCCTGTCCATCAGAAGCCAAAGCAGAGATAATCACAGATCTGAATTACAAATATCAAATGACTGGGAGATAAGAGGTTTGAAATTACCTCAAAGAATTTGCTGACGGGGCCCACGAGTTCTCTGAGAaactgctcctgctcctcattcaaggctacaacacaaacaagcaattTCATCACATCGTTTTCCAGGTTCTAACAAACTTTTGAGTAAAATTCCAAAACCATTGCCCCCTGGCTCACCTGATGGGAATGGAAACACTTGGGGAGTTGCGATCTGCCCTTTGAAAATGTTGACAGCAAACGATTTGGATTCCTGTACAATAAAAGTCACGCAAAGTGAGGCTTGTGCATAAACAAACAGGTTACACATGTTTCACTGAGAGCACAGTTTACTCTTCAAGCCACGTTTACAATGACAGTTGGTGTTTCTCTGTAGCCACAGGGTCTTACAAATATTTGTAGtccattttattcttttttttcctgaaacTATTGTTACGTCCCTATTTACTAGTTTGCAGTAGTGTCATTGCCTTTGGTGCATTTCAGGAAAATGATCGCCAATCAGTGGAATAAAGTGAAATTATTTAAGGTTATGTGAATCAAAACATACTGGAAAGTTACTCAAAAAACATCGTCATAGTGCTATAAAAGCTTGAACACTCAGGAGCAAACCTTATTAGATTTAAATGTGTTAATTAAAATGACAGAGATATGTGCAAACCAAGTCAAACTTTACAAAAGTAGTAacatacagcagcagctgacttcTTTTCCACGGCAGAGGCAGCATCAGCTCCGACTGCTGCTGGTTTCTCCAGCACTGCCTAAAGTAGtgaagaagcaaaacaaaggtTCAAGAGAAATCAGCTCTAAAGCTGTTCAGTGATATTCTGCAAAAAAGATAGCAGAAGTTTAGATATTAAATTTGGACAGATTTTACACTGAAGACATCCGATACCTCAGAGTGTATCTGAGACTGATGATGTAATGATGTAAGGACTTTCAAAGTATCTATTCAAAGTGTTGATGTCATGTAAGGCCTTGACAGGCAGGTGGATAAATGTGGCCCTGATAAGCTAGGGCAACGGCTGGAGGTGGTAGAATAAATATATGCCATGGAAAAACTGACCCACTCCTACAACAGTCTCATTCTCAGCTGACctgagatcagctgatcataAGCGAAAGGGACATTGTGTACaataacaaaacagctgtggaaaATGTCAtatcaaaaatgttttttcagacaaacacactgaaggtCCTTGATGAACGGAAGAAcagtttttaaaaattaatcttgattatattattacaatattattgtacttgtattttttatatacaAGTTACCTTTaggaacataaataaaaaggttACCTTGCTCTATACCTGTAATAATTTCACATTTATTACAGTGGTACTGTACAGGTTAATTATAAagataattaaataattcatgATCACAAtgtcagaaaaaaataataccTAAAAATTATATCCATGAAGCTACTAAGTAAATCACTGTGGCTACTCATTGCTTGTGCGACAGACATAATGTCGGCATAACAGCTTGGTTGGAAATATGAGCATTCATGACCAttcaatgttttttgtttctgcttCACAAATACAGAAAACTCGCATTAGAGCCTAAGAATCAGTCCTGTCACGCCACTGCCTTTGTCTGGCACACTGACTCCACTGACAGACTGCCAACGACTGATTTCCTTTGCAGGTCAACTCAGGTTGCGATAACTCTCATTATctcaacataaacaaaaaaacaactcgTC carries:
- the acadvl gene encoding very long-chain specific acyl-CoA dehydrogenase, mitochondrial — encoded protein: MLLRKVSQSSALCGAILRIPPALSAGQRQAGAVQNARLYASQAAEAVLEKPAAVGADAASAVEKKSAAAESKSFAVNIFKGQIATPQVFPFPSALNEEQEQFLRELVGPVSKFFEEVNDPAKNDALEMVEDHTMEGLKEMGAFGLQVPADLGGLGLSNTQYARLVEIVGSHDLGVGITLGAHQSIGFKGILLFGNKAQKEKYLPKVATGEHIAAFCLTEPASGSDAASIKTTAVQSPCGKYFTLNGSKIWISNGGIAEIFTVFAKTPLKDPKTGEVKDKITAFVVEKSFGGVTHGPPEKKMGIKASNTAEVYFDNVTVPAECVLGEVGGGFKVAMNILNNGRFGMAAALSGTMKAVIAKAVDHAANRTQFGSKIHTYGTIQEKLARMALMQYVTESMAYMISGNMDSGATEFQIEAAISKIFASEAAWVVTDECIQVMGGMGFMKDTGLERVMRDLRIFRIFEGTNDILRLFVALNGFQSAGTQLKSLQKALKNPLGNAGVLAEELTKRAKRKAGLGTGLTLQGSVHPELAPSAELTVKAIEQFGAVIEELLIKHGKKIIDEQFVLNRVAECAINLYAMVVVLSRASRSLTQGQASAEHEKVLCETWCMEAHDRVLNDIKLLRSAESKKLFKNLRGISTAMVDNGGVVAPHPLGF